A region of Micromonospora sp. WMMD882 DNA encodes the following proteins:
- a CDS encoding DsbA family protein, whose translation MTTPLQVTVARLRAPVSGADHVRGPVDAPVTLVEYADFQCVHCGAAYRNLREVQRQRAELVRLVFRHFPIANVHPYAESAAQIAEAAGRRGRFWEMHDWLFEHQDQLDPVHLSLGVEQLGVSADDVGGEVEGQVHADRVRQDFVGGILSGVTGVPALFVNDDCHEGGHSVADLLAAVDLVANA comes from the coding sequence ATGACCACGCCGCTCCAGGTCACGGTGGCCCGCCTGCGGGCGCCGGTGAGCGGGGCCGACCACGTCCGGGGGCCGGTCGACGCCCCGGTGACCCTGGTCGAGTACGCCGACTTCCAGTGCGTCCACTGCGGCGCGGCGTACCGGAACCTGCGGGAGGTGCAGCGGCAGCGGGCGGAGCTGGTCCGGCTGGTGTTCCGGCACTTCCCGATCGCCAACGTGCACCCCTACGCGGAGAGCGCGGCGCAGATCGCCGAGGCGGCCGGCCGGCGCGGCCGGTTCTGGGAGATGCACGACTGGCTCTTCGAGCACCAGGACCAGCTCGACCCGGTGCACCTGTCGCTCGGCGTGGAGCAGCTCGGCGTCTCCGCCGACGACGTGGGCGGCGAGGTCGAGGGGCAGGTGCACGCGGACCGGGTACGGCAGGACTTCGTCGGGGGCATCCTCAGCGGGGTGACCGGGGTGCCGGCGCTGTTCGTCAACGACGACTGCCACGAGGGCGGACACTCCGTGGCGGACCTGCTCGCCGCCGTCGACCTGGTGGCGAACGCCTGA